From the genome of Labrus bergylta chromosome 4, fLabBer1.1, whole genome shotgun sequence, one region includes:
- the LOC136176974 gene encoding immunoglobulin lambda-1 light chain-like isoform X2, with protein sequence MILAHNLIQELVFSSRRGFCISLFHCGVRIFGSGTKLFVTDKQVVEPVVSVYPAASRAQLEEKSSLLCVASAMFPPLVQISWKKQKGSGPLQDAHPAKAKRQELRESGCSASILTIPLREYNTYRYLCSVQHQGGTVNAQTEIEVPVPTTSSPPEREPTDMSFQSQCKVKLLTLLYTVLILKSLVYCCGLSLLRIFRNNKPSIH encoded by the exons ATGATCCTGGCTCATAACTTGATACAGGAACTTGTATTCAGCAGCAGACGGGGTTtttgtatcagtctgtttcaCTGTGGGGTGCGCATCTTTGGCTCTGGAACTAAACTGTTTGTAACAG ATAAGCAGGTGGTGGAGCCCGTGGTGAGCGTGTACCCGGCAGCATCGAGAGcccagctggaggagaagagctCTCTACTGTGTGTGGCCTCAgccatgtttcctcctctggtcCAGATCTCgtggaaaaaacagaaagggaGCGGTCCTCTGCAGGATGCGCACCCTGCTAAGGCGAAGCGGCAGGAGCTGAGGGAGTCGGGGTGCAGCGCCTCCATCTTGACGATCCCTCTGAGAGAGTACAACACCTATAGATACCTCTGCTCAGTGCAGCATCAGGGGGGCACAGTGAATGCTCAAACAGAAATAG AGGTCCCAGTTCCTACGACCTCCAGTCCTCCAGAGAGAGAGCCGACTGACA TGTCCTTTCAGTCTCAGTGCAAGGTGAAGCTGCTGACGCTGCTGTACACGGTGCTGATACTGAAGAGTCTGGTGTACTGCTGTGGACTCTCTCTGCTGAGGATCTTCAGAAACAACAAACCGTCCATCCACTGA
- the LOC136176974 gene encoding M1-specific T cell receptor beta chain-like isoform X1 → MILAHNLIQELVFSSRRGFCISLFHCGVRIFGSGTKLFVTDKQVVEPVVSVYPAASRAQLEEKSSLLCVASAMFPPLVQISWKKQKGSGPLQDAHPAKAKRQELRESGCSASILTIPLREYNTYRYLCSVQHQGGTVNAQTEIEVPVPTTSSPPEREPTDNPASSSAAQAPTAKPASKDAGEGVSFQSQCKVKLLTLLYTVLILKSLVYCCGLSLLRIFRNNKPSIH, encoded by the exons ATGATCCTGGCTCATAACTTGATACAGGAACTTGTATTCAGCAGCAGACGGGGTTtttgtatcagtctgtttcaCTGTGGGGTGCGCATCTTTGGCTCTGGAACTAAACTGTTTGTAACAG ATAAGCAGGTGGTGGAGCCCGTGGTGAGCGTGTACCCGGCAGCATCGAGAGcccagctggaggagaagagctCTCTACTGTGTGTGGCCTCAgccatgtttcctcctctggtcCAGATCTCgtggaaaaaacagaaagggaGCGGTCCTCTGCAGGATGCGCACCCTGCTAAGGCGAAGCGGCAGGAGCTGAGGGAGTCGGGGTGCAGCGCCTCCATCTTGACGATCCCTCTGAGAGAGTACAACACCTATAGATACCTCTGCTCAGTGCAGCATCAGGGGGGCACAGTGAATGCTCAAACAGAAATAG AGGTCCCAGTTCCTACGACCTCCAGTCCTCCAGAGAGAGAGCCGACTGACA ATCCAGCTTCAAGCTCAGCAGCCCAGGCACCCACAGCCAAACCAGCCTCAAAGGACGCGGGAGAAGGAG TGTCCTTTCAGTCTCAGTGCAAGGTGAAGCTGCTGACGCTGCTGTACACGGTGCTGATACTGAAGAGTCTGGTGTACTGCTGTGGACTCTCTCTGCTGAGGATCTTCAGAAACAACAAACCGTCCATCCACTGA